The Cohaesibacter intestini genome includes a window with the following:
- a CDS encoding FadR/GntR family transcriptional regulator, giving the protein MSNQRSDTPMSDATDKQLEQASRETVIREAKKRRLTLSGESRSSSRVQDILDALVEIIEASGLQAGDRLPSETELAQSLGVGRSTIREALMAWQRMGIVVRNKGAGTRLSADISQRSMNFPLTVKVEAAGLMRTHQVRMPLEIEATRLACQNATDKDKRIINARCEELMAIFEAGENWHAADKRFHAAIHDASGNPLFGQLILQLHEAFEETYEAPFDQPQMADSSIPLHRNLADAVINQDADQAEAILRKILSIVEDEVAIRLNE; this is encoded by the coding sequence ATGAGCAACCAACGATCTGACACCCCGATGAGCGACGCCACCGACAAGCAACTTGAGCAGGCATCCCGCGAGACCGTCATTCGCGAAGCCAAGAAGCGCCGCCTGACTTTGTCGGGTGAAAGCCGCAGCTCGAGCCGGGTTCAGGACATTCTCGACGCACTGGTGGAGATCATCGAAGCGTCGGGCTTGCAGGCTGGTGACCGCCTCCCATCAGAAACAGAACTGGCGCAGTCTCTGGGGGTTGGGCGCTCCACCATCCGCGAAGCCTTGATGGCTTGGCAGCGGATGGGCATCGTGGTGCGCAACAAGGGCGCAGGCACGCGCCTGTCGGCCGACATTTCCCAGCGTTCGATGAACTTCCCCCTAACCGTCAAGGTGGAGGCCGCCGGATTGATGCGGACCCATCAGGTGCGTATGCCGCTCGAGATCGAAGCCACCCGCCTTGCCTGTCAGAATGCCACTGACAAGGACAAACGCATCATCAATGCCCGATGCGAGGAGCTTATGGCAATTTTCGAAGCGGGCGAAAACTGGCATGCCGCTGACAAGCGCTTCCACGCCGCCATTCATGATGCGAGCGGCAATCCGCTGTTCGGTCAACTCATCTTGCAGCTTCATGAGGCTTTTGAAGAGACCTATGAAGCCCCCTTCGATCAACCGCAAATGGCTGATTCCAGCATACCCCTGCACCGCAATCTGGCAGATGCCGTCATCAATCAGGATGCGGATCAGGCAGAAGCCATCTTGCGGAAAATCCTCTCCATAGTAGAAGACGAGGTCGCCATAAGGCTCAATGAATAA
- a CDS encoding aminotransferase class I/II-fold pyridoxal phosphate-dependent enzyme, with product MNKTLQDETNTLALATRLNRPHADATGTIAPPIYQSSLFGFESFQDFEDTVSGNSNHPIYTRVSNETVTAFETLMADAENGEAAVAFSSGMAAISSTLLAFLKPGDRVVCIEHVYPDSFRLFEKMLRPFGVETSYHSIEEMENNPDLMAGAKLAYLESPNSMMMQAMDLPKVAAHARNHGAITVIDNSWATPVFQRPIELGIDIVLHSASKYISGHSDVVAGVVIASAEHIAAIRTMSLTLLGGKLAPFEAWLLTRGLRTLPIRMQAHQATANLFVEKLTAHPMIRAVHSPAAGSVPGLEGRSGLLSVEIAPEGDIRTLVDSLKLFRLGVSWGGFESLVVPTAISLKQKDPTNSLQAFKVSDRIIRLSLGLEDANDLWADFEQGLAACRSNR from the coding sequence ATGAATAAGACGCTTCAGGACGAGACCAACACTCTGGCACTGGCCACGCGGCTCAACCGCCCACACGCGGATGCGACCGGCACCATTGCACCGCCAATCTATCAAAGCTCGCTGTTTGGCTTTGAGAGTTTTCAGGACTTTGAAGACACGGTGTCCGGCAACAGCAACCACCCCATCTATACGCGCGTTTCCAACGAAACGGTCACTGCCTTTGAAACGCTCATGGCCGATGCGGAAAATGGTGAAGCAGCTGTTGCCTTTTCCTCGGGCATGGCGGCCATTTCTTCGACGCTTCTCGCCTTCCTCAAGCCCGGAGACCGGGTGGTTTGCATCGAACATGTTTATCCGGACAGTTTCCGGCTGTTCGAAAAAATGCTGCGGCCATTCGGCGTTGAGACCAGTTACCATTCCATTGAAGAGATGGAAAACAATCCTGATCTGATGGCGGGCGCCAAACTCGCCTATCTTGAAAGCCCCAACAGCATGATGATGCAGGCGATGGATCTGCCAAAGGTTGCCGCCCATGCCCGCAACCATGGAGCCATCACCGTCATCGACAACAGTTGGGCCACCCCGGTCTTCCAGCGCCCGATCGAGTTGGGTATCGATATCGTCCTTCATTCAGCGTCGAAATATATTTCTGGCCATTCCGATGTGGTGGCTGGCGTTGTGATCGCCAGTGCAGAGCATATCGCAGCCATCCGCACCATGAGCCTGACGCTGCTCGGCGGCAAACTGGCGCCGTTTGAAGCGTGGCTCTTGACCCGTGGTCTGCGCACCCTGCCGATCCGCATGCAGGCCCATCAAGCCACCGCCAATCTGTTTGTCGAAAAGCTTACTGCTCACCCAATGATCCGCGCGGTCCATTCCCCCGCTGCGGGCTCAGTGCCCGGTCTGGAAGGTCGCTCGGGCCTGTTGTCCGTCGAAATTGCTCCAGAGGGCGACATCCGCACACTGGTCGACAGCCTCAAACTGTTTCGCCTTGGCGTCAGTTGGGGTGGCTTTGAAAGTCTTGTGGTCCCCACCGCCATCAGCCTCAAACAGAAAGATCCAACCAACTCCCTCCAAGCCTTCAAGGTTTCAGACCGGATCATTCGCCTCAGCCTCGGCCTGGAAGACGCCAACGATCTGTGGGCCGACTTCGAGCAGGGCTTGGCAGCCTGCCGCAGCAACCGCTGA
- the ykgO gene encoding type B 50S ribosomal protein L36 — protein sequence MKIKNSLKALAKRHRDNRMVRRKGRVYIINKKNPRFKARQG from the coding sequence ATGAAAATCAAGAATTCTCTGAAAGCACTTGCCAAGCGTCACCGTGACAACCGCATGGTTCGCCGCAAGGGTCGCGTATATATCATCAACAAGAAGAATCCTCGCTTTAAAGCTCGTCAGGGCTAA
- a CDS encoding HAD-IA family hydrolase → MSHSLLLDACLFDLDGTLIDSTPPVVRCWSALLERHDLDPAIYLAKIHGRPAHESIRDLLSGKDEAIIEEEIRWLQHMESTDVEGIVALDGALDFIAELDRLSVPWTIVTSGSVPVAGARIRAAGIPTPARMITSDDITNGKPNPEPFLKGADLVGLAPEQCVVFEDAAAGITAGLAAGAQVIGITATQTAHVPAGIPAIASYRLLSIAPSGGRFALTIAR, encoded by the coding sequence ATGTCCCATTCCCTGCTGCTTGACGCCTGTCTGTTTGATCTTGATGGGACATTGATTGATTCCACTCCGCCGGTCGTCCGCTGCTGGAGTGCATTGCTTGAGCGTCATGATCTGGATCCGGCAATCTATCTTGCCAAAATTCACGGTCGTCCGGCGCACGAATCCATTCGGGATCTGCTGTCAGGCAAGGATGAGGCTATCATTGAAGAAGAGATCCGGTGGTTGCAACATATGGAAAGCACCGATGTGGAGGGCATTGTTGCTCTTGACGGGGCGCTTGACTTTATCGCCGAGCTTGATCGCCTGTCAGTGCCCTGGACAATCGTAACATCAGGCTCGGTGCCGGTTGCCGGTGCACGGATCCGGGCCGCAGGCATCCCCACGCCCGCGCGTATGATCACCTCCGATGACATCACCAACGGCAAGCCAAACCCTGAACCGTTCCTGAAAGGGGCGGATCTGGTTGGTCTGGCGCCAGAACAGTGCGTTGTGTTCGAGGATGCCGCAGCCGGGATCACAGCCGGGCTGGCGGCCGGAGCGCAAGTGATTGGCATCACTGCAACGCAAACCGCGCATGTTCCTGCCGGTATTCCCGCCATTGCAAGCTATCGGCTTCTGTCCATCGCTCCAAGCGGTGGACGGTTTGCGTTGACGATCGCGCGCTGA
- a CDS encoding carbohydrate ABC transporter permease produces MSTRNRATRPLLVGGKYLAILLYLLFALFPLYWLLKIGLTPDKLIYTEGTALWPSWVTFDNFRSVVTQTDFLIYFRNSITVSLSTAFVTTLVASAAGYAFSRFVFRGKNLIILLMLLTQMFPLLMIISPIYKIFATVGLLNTLTGLIIAYTAFNIPFATFLMQSFFDGIPQDLEEAAMTDGATRFQALRLVIFPLTLPGMAATLGFVFTAAWSELLFALMLINSNDTMTFPVGLMTFVSKFSVDWGQMMAAGVLALIPSCLFFFFIQRYLVQGLTSGAVKG; encoded by the coding sequence ATGTCCACCCGTAACCGTGCAACGCGCCCCCTCCTTGTTGGCGGCAAATATCTGGCCATCCTGCTCTATTTGCTGTTTGCCCTATTCCCGCTCTACTGGCTTTTGAAAATCGGCCTGACCCCGGACAAGTTGATCTATACCGAAGGCACGGCCCTGTGGCCGAGCTGGGTGACCTTCGACAATTTCCGCTCAGTCGTCACCCAGACCGACTTCCTGATCTATTTCCGCAACAGCATCACCGTGTCGCTGAGCACTGCCTTCGTCACCACTTTGGTCGCCAGCGCGGCGGGTTATGCCTTCTCGCGCTTTGTCTTTCGCGGCAAGAATCTGATCATCCTGTTGATGCTGCTGACACAGATGTTCCCGCTATTGATGATCATCTCGCCGATCTACAAGATTTTTGCCACCGTTGGCCTGCTCAACACCCTGACCGGCCTGATCATCGCCTACACCGCCTTCAACATTCCCTTTGCCACCTTCCTGATGCAGTCCTTCTTTGATGGCATCCCGCAGGATCTGGAAGAAGCGGCCATGACCGATGGCGCCACCCGCTTTCAGGCCCTGCGGCTGGTCATCTTCCCGCTCACCCTGCCCGGCATGGCAGCGACCCTTGGCTTTGTCTTCACCGCCGCCTGGAGCGAGCTGCTCTTTGCGCTGATGCTGATCAATTCCAACGACACCATGACCTTCCCGGTGGGGCTGATGACCTTCGTGTCGAAATTCTCCGTCGACTGGGGGCAGATGATGGCCGCAGGCGTCTTGGCACTGATCCCGAGCTGCCTCTTTTTCTTCTTCATTCAACGCTATTTGGTTCAGGGCCTGACCTCAGGCGCCGTGAAAGGCTAG
- a CDS encoding response regulator transcription factor, translating into MRLLLVEDDQGLVTRLKKDFEANGYVVDHADNGIDGQYLGETEAYDLVILDLGLPGRPGLDILHNWRESGLTLPVILLTARDAWHERVEGFRFGADDYVGKPFHFEELLERTKALIRRSNNTQNSELHTKGLSLDEERQCVLMDDGRTIDLTGTEFRLLRYFLLHKGKILSKSTLTEHIYDRDFDRDSNVIEVYVRHLRNKLGDEWIQTRRGQGYVFEGGDQ; encoded by the coding sequence ATGAGACTATTGCTGGTAGAAGATGATCAGGGGCTGGTAACGCGGCTGAAAAAGGACTTCGAAGCAAACGGCTATGTCGTCGACCATGCTGACAACGGCATTGACGGCCAATATCTCGGAGAGACAGAAGCCTATGATCTGGTCATCCTCGATCTGGGATTGCCCGGAAGACCCGGCCTCGACATCTTGCACAATTGGCGTGAAAGCGGATTGACGCTGCCGGTCATTCTCTTGACGGCCCGCGATGCCTGGCATGAGCGTGTCGAGGGATTTCGCTTCGGGGCAGACGATTATGTCGGCAAACCCTTTCACTTCGAGGAACTGCTCGAGCGGACCAAAGCCCTTATCCGGCGCAGCAACAACACCCAGAATAGCGAGCTGCACACGAAGGGCTTGTCGCTCGATGAAGAGCGGCAATGCGTCCTCATGGACGATGGCAGAACCATCGATCTGACCGGCACCGAATTTCGCCTGCTGCGGTACTTCCTGCTGCACAAAGGCAAGATCCTCTCCAAGTCAACACTGACCGAACATATCTATGATCGCGACTTTGATCGCGACAGCAATGTCATCGAGGTCTATGTCCGCCATCTTCGCAACAAACTGGGCGACGAATGGATCCAGACCCGTAGGGGGCAAGGCTATGTCTTTGAGGGTGGTGACCAATGA
- a CDS encoding carbohydrate ABC transporter permease: protein MSRPLHDDKLPGTPREPKIRRRSAHEAKAAQGSRFGLSLSYLLEPYLYLSPAVIFIGLVILVPLSIGISYSFQSIALLKPFDTGWVGFENYEALLHDSKFMLALKNTVRWTLYSVFFQFFLGLGLAMLLNTKFHGKKIVQALVFLPWAVPAMLSALTWAWLFNPVIGPIPHWLAALGILSEPYNILGDKDLALWGPIVANIWFGIPFFAITMLAALQSIPSDMYEAAEIDGATPWQRFTKITLPFLAPMIAITVMLRTIWIANFADLIYVMTSGGPANSTQILSSYIFTTAFRKLDFGYASAIAVVLLVLMMLYAMILLRMRQKLVKV, encoded by the coding sequence ATGAGCCGCCCCTTGCATGACGACAAGCTCCCGGGGACACCCCGGGAGCCCAAGATCAGGCGCAGAAGTGCCCACGAGGCGAAAGCCGCGCAAGGGAGCCGCTTCGGTCTGTCCCTGTCCTATCTGCTTGAGCCTTACCTCTATCTCTCCCCGGCGGTGATCTTCATAGGCTTGGTCATTCTGGTACCGCTCAGCATCGGCATTTCCTATTCCTTCCAGTCTATCGCCCTGTTGAAGCCCTTTGACACCGGCTGGGTTGGCTTTGAGAATTACGAGGCCCTGCTGCATGATTCCAAATTCATGCTGGCGCTGAAAAACACCGTCCGCTGGACTCTCTATAGCGTCTTCTTCCAGTTTTTCCTCGGCCTTGGCCTTGCCATGCTGCTGAACACCAAGTTCCACGGCAAGAAGATCGTTCAGGCGCTCGTCTTTCTGCCATGGGCAGTCCCCGCCATGCTCTCGGCACTGACCTGGGCCTGGTTGTTCAACCCGGTCATTGGTCCCATTCCTCACTGGCTGGCCGCCCTTGGCATCCTGTCCGAGCCCTACAATATTCTCGGCGACAAGGACCTCGCCCTCTGGGGGCCGATCGTCGCCAATATCTGGTTCGGCATTCCCTTCTTTGCGATCACCATGCTGGCGGCGCTGCAATCCATCCCGTCCGACATGTATGAAGCGGCCGAGATCGATGGCGCGACCCCATGGCAGCGCTTCACAAAGATCACCCTGCCCTTCCTTGCACCGATGATCGCCATCACCGTGATGCTGCGCACGATCTGGATCGCCAATTTCGCCGACCTCATCTATGTGATGACCAGCGGGGGACCTGCCAACTCCACCCAGATCCTGTCGTCCTACATCTTCACCACCGCCTTCCGAAAACTCGATTTCGGCTATGCCTCGGCCATTGCCGTGGTGCTTTTGGTGCTGATGATGCTCTATGCGATGATCCTGCTGCGCATGCGGCAAAAGCTTGTGAAGGTGTGA
- a CDS encoding histidine phosphatase family protein: MKLILVRHGNTFGPDDKVVWVGARSDLDLVEKGRAQAKEVGEAMKAAAIRPDCVVCGPLKRTRQTASIMAETAGWLDLEPQVDDALCEIDYGAWEGRSNDDIRKAHGDRDIDGWQKSSLWPEGYGWTPSPEAILNGWNAMIASIEEQHGPDATAIIVTSNGILRMAAPTYCIKAEEAKVGTGHICVIENGTVALWNTRSLV, encoded by the coding sequence ATGAAACTGATCCTTGTCAGACACGGCAACACCTTTGGTCCCGACGACAAGGTCGTCTGGGTCGGGGCACGCTCTGATCTCGATCTCGTTGAAAAAGGTCGCGCTCAGGCCAAAGAGGTTGGCGAGGCCATGAAGGCCGCCGCGATCCGCCCTGATTGCGTTGTTTGTGGCCCGCTCAAACGCACCCGCCAGACCGCCAGCATCATGGCCGAGACAGCAGGCTGGCTCGATCTGGAGCCACAGGTCGATGACGCCCTGTGCGAAATCGATTATGGCGCGTGGGAAGGTCGATCCAACGACGACATCCGCAAAGCCCATGGCGACAGGGACATTGACGGCTGGCAAAAGAGCAGCCTATGGCCCGAAGGCTATGGCTGGACCCCAAGCCCCGAAGCCATTCTCAATGGTTGGAATGCCATGATCGCCAGCATCGAAGAACAACATGGCCCGGACGCCACCGCCATCATTGTTACCAGCAATGGCATCCTGCGCATGGCTGCTCCCACTTACTGCATAAAAGCCGAAGAGGCCAAGGTCGGCACCGGCCATATCTGTGTGATCGAGAACGGAACGGTCGCTCTTTGGAACACCCGTTCGTTGGTCTGA
- a CDS encoding ABC transporter substrate-binding protein has protein sequence MKKTVFGLTVASLALLANTAFADTQLKLVEVITSPARTETLKEMVSAYEAANPGVTVEIVSLPWGQAYEKLATMVAGGDVPDVVEMPDKWQALYAGAGKLASLEDHIKAWEHGPTLTDKTMAMARLAGGTAYSVPYGFYLRAMFYNKKLLAEAGVAKPPKTMEEFHEALAKVSALDGKSGYCLRGSRGGHSGWLMNAAAMNGSADFFTADGKSTLNTPEAIKGYQELIDIYQEGLAPKDSVNWGFNEIVAGFYSGTCAFLDQDPDALIAVQERMDNADFAVIPMPTGPHGKAYPTIGFVGWSIFNTTEHESDAWKLVAHLSDPENNKVWARKVGVIPVHTGADKDPYFQTEQFAGWFETLNGADYVPLVLPHQLEGFGYFADTIAVETAQQALLGEITAKEMADQWADYMNEEYTKWKANQ, from the coding sequence ATGAAGAAAACCGTATTCGGGCTGACCGTCGCCAGCCTTGCCCTGCTGGCCAACACGGCGTTTGCCGACACCCAGCTCAAGCTGGTGGAAGTGATTACCAGCCCGGCCCGCACCGAGACCCTCAAGGAAATGGTCAGCGCCTACGAAGCCGCAAATCCCGGCGTCACCGTTGAGATCGTCTCCCTGCCATGGGGACAGGCTTACGAGAAGCTGGCAACCATGGTCGCCGGTGGCGATGTGCCCGACGTGGTGGAAATGCCTGACAAGTGGCAGGCGCTGTATGCAGGCGCTGGCAAACTGGCAAGCCTTGAAGATCACATCAAGGCTTGGGAGCATGGCCCCACTCTGACCGACAAGACCATGGCCATGGCTCGCCTTGCCGGTGGCACCGCCTATTCCGTGCCTTATGGCTTCTATCTGCGCGCCATGTTCTACAACAAGAAACTGCTGGCTGAAGCAGGCGTCGCCAAGCCACCGAAAACCATGGAAGAGTTCCATGAGGCACTGGCCAAGGTCTCGGCGCTTGATGGCAAATCCGGCTACTGCCTGCGCGGCAGCCGCGGCGGCCACAGTGGCTGGCTGATGAATGCGGCAGCCATGAATGGCAGTGCCGACTTCTTCACCGCAGACGGCAAAAGCACCCTTAACACCCCTGAAGCCATCAAGGGCTATCAGGAGCTGATTGATATCTATCAGGAAGGTCTCGCACCAAAAGACTCGGTCAACTGGGGCTTCAACGAGATCGTCGCCGGCTTCTATTCCGGCACCTGCGCCTTCCTTGATCAGGATCCCGATGCGTTGATCGCCGTTCAGGAACGCATGGACAATGCTGACTTCGCCGTCATCCCGATGCCAACCGGCCCGCATGGCAAAGCCTATCCAACCATCGGCTTCGTTGGCTGGTCGATCTTCAACACCACCGAGCATGAGAGCGACGCCTGGAAGTTGGTGGCCCATCTGTCCGATCCGGAAAACAACAAGGTCTGGGCCCGCAAAGTCGGCGTCATCCCGGTTCACACCGGCGCTGACAAGGACCCTTACTTCCAGACCGAACAGTTCGCCGGTTGGTTCGAGACCCTGAATGGCGCTGACTATGTGCCCCTCGTTCTGCCCCATCAACTCGAAGGCTTCGGCTATTTCGCAGACACCATCGCCGTTGAAACCGCTCAGCAGGCCCTGCTTGGTGAAATCACCGCCAAGGAAATGGCCGACCAGTGGGCTGACTATATGAACGAAGAATATACCAAGTGGAAAGCCAATCAATGA
- the pyk gene encoding pyruvate kinase, whose product MTVRRNRKVKILATLGPASDKEEQIKALFLAGADVFRINMSHSSHDEMRERVAKIRSVEKEVGRPIGILADLQGPKLRLGKFAETKVRLKNGANFTLDMKDEPGDVHRVQLPHPEIFGSVKEGDMLLLDDGKVRLRTIGTAADAIHTEVVTGGPISDRKGISFPDSTLSFSALTDKDRADLEAAVNADVDWIALSFVQRPEDVAEVRKLSRGRTGILSKIEKPQAVKHLAEIIELSDAIMVARGDLGVEMPLEQVPGVQKQITRAARQAGKPVVVATQMLESMITSPMPTRAEASDVATAVFEGADAIMLSAESAAGEYPQEAVAMMNRIAEQVEKDPYYSNIIYAQRAEPEATGADAISAATRQIAETLKLANIVCYTSSGTTGLRAARERPQTPIITMSPINATARRLSLVWGLHCIVSEDSGTLDEMVDRACSTSYQEGFAKPGQRVIITAGVPLGTPGATNMLRIAFVGSDGLGGI is encoded by the coding sequence GTGACTGTAAGACGCAATCGGAAGGTCAAGATCCTGGCCACCTTGGGCCCGGCTTCAGATAAAGAGGAACAGATCAAGGCTCTGTTCCTGGCGGGTGCGGATGTATTCCGCATCAATATGAGCCACTCGTCCCATGACGAAATGCGCGAGCGCGTCGCAAAAATTCGCTCTGTCGAAAAAGAAGTCGGCCGCCCGATTGGCATTCTGGCTGACCTTCAGGGCCCCAAACTGCGTCTTGGCAAATTCGCCGAGACCAAAGTGCGCCTCAAAAATGGTGCCAACTTCACCCTCGACATGAAGGATGAGCCCGGCGACGTCCATCGCGTCCAATTGCCCCATCCGGAAATTTTTGGCTCGGTCAAGGAAGGTGACATGCTTCTGCTTGACGATGGCAAGGTTCGCCTGCGCACCATCGGCACCGCAGCCGACGCCATCCACACCGAAGTCGTCACCGGCGGCCCAATCTCTGACCGCAAGGGCATCAGCTTCCCCGATTCCACCCTCTCCTTCTCGGCCCTGACCGACAAGGACCGTGCCGATCTGGAAGCCGCCGTCAATGCCGATGTCGACTGGATTGCCCTGTCCTTCGTGCAGCGTCCCGAAGATGTCGCCGAAGTGCGCAAACTGTCCCGTGGCCGGACCGGCATCCTGTCGAAAATCGAAAAGCCGCAGGCCGTCAAACATCTGGCCGAGATCATTGAGCTGTCCGACGCGATCATGGTGGCCCGTGGTGACCTTGGCGTTGAAATGCCGCTGGAACAGGTCCCCGGCGTTCAGAAGCAGATCACCCGAGCCGCTCGACAGGCCGGCAAGCCGGTGGTGGTTGCCACCCAGATGCTTGAATCAATGATCACGTCGCCAATGCCAACACGCGCCGAGGCGTCTGACGTCGCCACAGCAGTGTTCGAAGGCGCCGACGCGATCATGCTGTCCGCCGAATCCGCTGCCGGTGAATATCCGCAGGAAGCGGTTGCCATGATGAACCGGATTGCCGAGCAGGTCGAAAAAGACCCTTACTATTCCAACATCATCTACGCGCAGCGCGCCGAACCCGAAGCAACCGGTGCCGATGCCATCTCTGCTGCAACCCGTCAGATCGCCGAGACGCTGAAGCTGGCCAACATCGTCTGTTACACCTCTTCAGGCACCACCGGCCTCAGAGCGGCCCGTGAGCGCCCACAGACGCCAATCATCACCATGAGCCCGATCAACGCCACCGCGCGTCGCTTGTCCCTCGTCTGGGGCCTGCACTGCATCGTGTCTGAAGATTCCGGCACTCTGGATGAAATGGTCGACCGCGCCTGCTCCACCTCCTATCAGGAAGGTTTCGCCAAGCCCGGTCAGCGCGTTATCATCACCGCCGGTGTCCCTCTGGGCACCCCGGGTGCAACCAACATGCTGCGCATCGCCTTTGTCGGCAGCGACGGTCTGGGCGGCATTTAA
- a CDS encoding ABC transporter ATP-binding protein, translating into MARIQLQNISKSYGPVSVLDDINLDIDEGEFIVLVGPSGCGKSTLLRMIAGLETVTGGDILIGDTLVNELRPRERDIAMVFQSYALYPHMDVERNMGFSMEIRKEDKTLRAERVGEAAGILGLGKLLGRTPKALSGGQRQRVAMGRAIVRDPKAFLFDEPLSNLDAALRVEMRLEIAKLHKRLDATMIYVTHDQVEALTLADRIVVMNAGHIQQVGTPMELYDQPHNLFVAQFIGSPNMNIVGTDTMPDALKATLLPKSKQSASAKVAHFGIRPEHTMIIENGEHQLTGQVIIAERLGSDTNVYIEADGIGQMLVRQRGDVSLASGQQVKVQLDLTKAHYFNADGEALFLREA; encoded by the coding sequence ATGGCACGTATCCAGCTTCAGAATATCTCAAAATCCTATGGCCCTGTCTCGGTGCTTGATGACATCAATCTCGACATTGACGAGGGCGAATTCATCGTCCTTGTCGGCCCGTCGGGCTGTGGCAAATCCACCTTGCTGCGGATGATTGCCGGGCTTGAAACCGTCACTGGAGGCGACATCCTTATCGGTGACACGCTCGTCAATGAGCTGCGCCCGCGCGAACGCGACATTGCCATGGTGTTCCAGTCCTATGCCCTCTATCCGCATATGGATGTCGAACGCAATATGGGCTTCAGCATGGAGATCCGAAAGGAAGACAAGACCTTGCGGGCAGAACGCGTCGGTGAGGCAGCGGGCATCCTTGGCCTTGGCAAGCTCCTTGGCCGAACACCCAAAGCCCTGTCTGGCGGCCAGCGTCAACGCGTTGCCATGGGCCGCGCCATCGTCCGCGATCCCAAGGCCTTTCTGTTTGACGAGCCCTTGTCCAATCTTGATGCGGCCCTGCGCGTTGAAATGCGACTGGAAATCGCCAAACTGCACAAGCGTCTGGATGCGACCATGATCTATGTGACCCACGATCAGGTCGAGGCCCTGACACTGGCGGACCGCATCGTGGTGATGAATGCAGGTCATATCCAGCAGGTTGGCACGCCGATGGAGCTTTATGATCAGCCACACAACCTGTTTGTCGCCCAGTTCATCGGCTCGCCCAACATGAACATTGTTGGCACCGACACCATGCCCGATGCGCTGAAAGCAACCCTGCTGCCAAAAAGCAAGCAAAGCGCCAGTGCAAAGGTCGCCCATTTCGGCATCCGACCTGAACACACTATGATCATCGAGAACGGAGAGCACCAGCTTACCGGACAAGTCATCATCGCTGAGCGGCTCGGCTCGGACACCAACGTCTATATTGAAGCAGACGGCATTGGACAAATGCTGGTGCGCCAGCGCGGCGACGTTTCGCTTGCATCGGGGCAACAGGTCAAGGTGCAGCTGGACCTCACCAAGGCCCACTATTTCAATGCTGACGGCGAAGCTTTGTTTTTGCGCGAGGCGTAA
- the kdsB gene encoding 3-deoxy-manno-octulosonate cytidylyltransferase: MSTAIIIPARYGSSRLPGKPMLPILGTSMLERIWRIAKATTGCSRVVISTEDERIIKHAMSFGAEAVLTPESCRNGSERSFATLEAANITEEAILNFQGDAVLTPPWVLQAMIDEFAKGEGDFDIVTPATVLDDTMLANLVESKKANPASGTTVVFDANRNALYFSKMILPYIRAAGHTSVYRHIGLYGYRREALERYVNLAPSPLELTEGLEQLRALENGMTVRIVTVDYLGRTHASVDAPDDVKIVEDIIKQEGELVA, encoded by the coding sequence ATGTCCACCGCCATCATCATCCCAGCGCGCTATGGATCCAGCCGCCTGCCCGGCAAACCGATGTTACCGATCCTTGGCACCAGCATGCTCGAGCGGATCTGGCGGATCGCCAAGGCAACGACGGGCTGCTCCCGTGTCGTCATCAGCACCGAGGATGAACGCATCATCAAACACGCCATGAGCTTTGGCGCCGAAGCCGTCCTGACCCCGGAAAGCTGTCGCAATGGCTCGGAACGCTCCTTTGCCACGCTGGAAGCTGCCAACATCACCGAAGAGGCCATCCTCAATTTTCAGGGCGACGCGGTCCTCACCCCGCCATGGGTGCTGCAGGCGATGATCGATGAATTTGCAAAGGGGGAAGGTGATTTCGACATTGTCACCCCGGCGACCGTGCTGGATGACACCATGCTGGCAAACCTTGTGGAGAGCAAAAAGGCCAATCCCGCCAGTGGCACCACCGTGGTGTTCGATGCCAACCGCAATGCGCTCTATTTCTCCAAAATGATCCTGCCCTATATCCGCGCAGCCGGTCACACATCGGTCTATCGCCATATCGGGCTTTATGGCTATCGCCGCGAGGCACTTGAGCGTTATGTCAATCTTGCCCCCTCGCCGCTGGAATTGACCGAAGGGCTCGAGCAATTGCGAGCGCTGGAAAATGGCATGACAGTGCGCATCGTCACGGTCGACTATCTGGGGCGCACCCATGCCTCGGTCGATGCGCCCGACGACGTCAAGATTGTTGAAGACATCATCAAACAGGAAGGCGAGTTGGTGGCATGA